From a single Streptomyces misionensis genomic region:
- a CDS encoding LodA/GoxA family CTQ-dependent oxidase — translation MTGTPRPSDDTAGLPPLPGCAEDAAAALKRMFVDLTQGARMARGQDPVKRPVFLKPHGVARGTLTVADDLPAELRVGFLEAARTRPGGLTAWVRFSSDTVPGSSDLKTTLGVGIKLFGVPGPKLLEADTEADTQDLLLQNHDVFFVDTAQDMCEFTKAGVVDGSYDPYLEAHPVAREILDAMAKFEESTLTADYWGVLPYAFGPDRYVKYKLVPAGCEPGDPKATPPDEDPAYLGTDLSYRLAAGPAAFDLLLQFRTDDERMPLDRATVRWEESESSPVKVARLTLQQQDVTARGQAAYGENLALNPWHSLAEHRPVGSIAEVRRTVYQASAEQRRDVNGVPAAEPGPARPYLTPPPARDTRIVRAAVHPAIGVARVGDSTMDDFVLAPEVDDPAPLPAGSYKDVTGALKRQGVRFRVYGYNAAGEPVAELTADNADLRWTVHVANSKAAWYQFQIALDIPEAEKADASNLRNPKIPADQRSLLVIDPGRRSIRGRNRSGGPEYRFDTGTFMDKPVYLGELRTDDSGRLIFLGGHGVSASATGDPAGTFANNDGWYDDTSDGPVTAEVSIDGRPIPVDPGWVVTAPPNYAPELSSVRTMYDLVRGSFFSAGLLEEPRHVSFTRDVLPVLRRLSGLQWVNKGLATQFGFGGREYLLDPDRLTALADPSPVHRELRRQVWLSVRDYDRDGMSPVPWPAVYGDAMNLPPQSVRQHMTLSPLQSRLLQRWANGDFDADYDPHAVPPATLHDVPFAERPATLDRAALSFCLADAFHPGCELTWPMRHTTLYSSPFRIRHRAEDAPPPPYYGQTLTPQTALSPDGPLHAQGPGDLTRWMAVPWQTDTASCRSGYEYSFSLGLGPYDPYLPTFWPARVPNHVLAEEDYAVVVDTDRPIADRLAAFENRRTWLRWLPRDYIAAINAMVQDFGKLGVVERRPGPPDDPRFPRELLVESEVGFPPAPAPPAGRNLVTVHVDRGADPVLGAAALATAVTMANAPDEEVSAGFIDKVKRFRSGR, via the coding sequence ATGACCGGCACCCCCCGCCCCTCCGACGACACCGCGGGGCTGCCACCCCTGCCGGGCTGCGCCGAGGACGCAGCCGCCGCGCTGAAGCGGATGTTCGTGGACCTCACCCAGGGCGCCCGGATGGCACGTGGCCAGGACCCCGTCAAACGGCCGGTGTTCCTCAAACCGCACGGCGTCGCCCGCGGCACGCTCACGGTCGCCGACGACCTGCCGGCGGAGTTGCGCGTCGGCTTCCTGGAAGCCGCCCGCACGCGGCCCGGCGGCCTGACCGCCTGGGTGCGGTTCTCCAGCGACACCGTGCCCGGCAGCTCCGACCTGAAGACCACGCTCGGCGTCGGCATCAAGCTGTTCGGCGTCCCCGGCCCGAAGCTTCTGGAGGCCGACACCGAGGCCGACACCCAGGACCTGCTGCTGCAGAACCACGACGTCTTCTTCGTGGACACCGCCCAGGACATGTGCGAGTTCACCAAGGCCGGTGTCGTGGACGGCAGTTACGATCCGTACCTGGAGGCCCACCCGGTCGCCCGGGAGATCCTCGACGCGATGGCGAAGTTCGAGGAGAGCACGCTCACCGCCGACTACTGGGGCGTGCTCCCCTACGCCTTCGGACCGGACCGCTACGTCAAGTACAAGCTGGTGCCCGCCGGTTGTGAGCCCGGCGATCCGAAGGCGACGCCGCCCGACGAGGACCCGGCCTACCTCGGCACCGACCTGTCCTACCGGCTGGCGGCCGGTCCGGCGGCCTTCGACCTGCTGCTCCAGTTCCGCACCGATGACGAGCGGATGCCGCTGGACCGGGCGACCGTGCGCTGGGAGGAGTCCGAGAGCTCCCCCGTGAAGGTGGCCCGGCTGACCCTCCAGCAGCAGGACGTCACCGCCCGGGGCCAGGCCGCGTACGGCGAGAACCTCGCCCTCAACCCTTGGCACAGCCTCGCCGAGCACCGCCCGGTGGGCAGCATCGCCGAGGTGCGCCGGACGGTGTATCAAGCCTCCGCCGAGCAGCGCCGCGATGTGAACGGCGTCCCGGCGGCAGAGCCCGGCCCGGCCCGGCCGTACCTCACCCCGCCGCCCGCTCGCGACACCCGGATCGTCCGGGCCGCCGTACACCCGGCCATCGGCGTGGCCCGGGTCGGCGACAGCACGATGGACGACTTCGTCCTCGCCCCCGAGGTCGACGACCCGGCCCCGCTGCCCGCAGGGAGCTACAAGGACGTCACCGGCGCCCTGAAGCGCCAAGGCGTCCGGTTCCGGGTCTACGGCTACAACGCCGCCGGCGAACCGGTCGCCGAACTGACCGCCGACAACGCCGACTTGCGCTGGACCGTGCACGTCGCCAACTCGAAGGCGGCCTGGTACCAGTTCCAGATCGCCCTCGACATCCCCGAAGCGGAGAAGGCCGACGCCAGCAACCTGCGCAATCCCAAGATTCCGGCCGACCAGCGCAGCCTCCTGGTCATCGATCCCGGCCGCCGCTCGATCCGCGGCCGCAACCGCTCCGGCGGGCCCGAGTACCGCTTCGACACCGGCACCTTCATGGACAAGCCCGTCTACCTCGGGGAGCTGCGCACCGACGACAGCGGCCGGCTGATCTTCCTCGGCGGCCACGGAGTCTCCGCCTCGGCGACCGGCGACCCTGCCGGCACCTTCGCCAACAACGACGGCTGGTACGACGACACCTCCGACGGCCCGGTCACCGCCGAGGTGAGCATCGACGGGCGGCCGATCCCGGTCGACCCGGGCTGGGTGGTCACCGCGCCGCCCAATTACGCGCCCGAACTCAGCTCGGTACGCACGATGTACGACCTGGTGCGCGGCTCCTTCTTCAGCGCCGGGCTGCTCGAAGAACCACGGCACGTCTCCTTCACCCGCGACGTGCTGCCCGTACTGCGCCGGCTGTCCGGCCTCCAGTGGGTCAACAAAGGCCTGGCCACCCAGTTCGGGTTCGGCGGACGCGAGTACCTCCTCGACCCCGACCGGCTCACCGCACTCGCCGACCCCTCGCCCGTCCACCGGGAACTGCGCAGGCAGGTCTGGCTTTCCGTCCGTGACTACGACCGCGACGGCATGTCGCCGGTGCCTTGGCCGGCCGTCTACGGCGACGCGATGAACCTGCCGCCGCAGTCCGTACGGCAGCACATGACGCTCTCCCCACTGCAGTCCCGCCTCCTCCAGCGCTGGGCCAATGGGGACTTCGACGCGGACTACGACCCGCACGCCGTACCGCCCGCCACCCTCCACGACGTCCCGTTCGCCGAGCGGCCCGCGACCCTCGACCGGGCTGCTCTGTCCTTCTGCCTCGCCGACGCCTTCCACCCCGGCTGCGAGCTGACCTGGCCCATGCGCCACACCACGCTGTACAGCAGCCCGTTCCGGATCCGGCACCGCGCCGAAGACGCGCCTCCCCCGCCGTACTACGGCCAGACGCTGACCCCGCAAACCGCGCTGTCCCCCGACGGGCCGCTGCACGCCCAAGGCCCGGGCGACCTGACCCGGTGGATGGCCGTGCCCTGGCAGACCGACACGGCGAGCTGCCGATCGGGCTACGAGTACAGCTTCTCCCTCGGCCTCGGCCCGTACGACCCGTACCTGCCGACCTTCTGGCCGGCCCGGGTACCCAACCACGTGCTCGCCGAGGAGGACTACGCCGTCGTGGTCGACACCGACCGGCCGATCGCCGACCGCCTGGCCGCGTTCGAGAACCGGCGGACCTGGTTGCGCTGGCTGCCCCGCGACTACATCGCCGCCATCAACGCGATGGTGCAGGACTTCGGCAAGCTCGGCGTGGTGGAGCGCCGCCCCGGTCCCCCCGACGATCCCCGTTTCCCGAGGGAACTGCTGGTGGAGTCCGAGGTCGGTTTTCCGCCTGCGCCCGCCCCTCCGGCCGGGCGCAACCTGGTCACCGTGCACGTGGACCGCGGCGCCGACCCGGTTCTGGGCGCGGCTGCCCTGGCCACCGCGGTCACCATGGCGAACGCTCCGGACGAGGAGGTCTCGGCTGGGTTCATCGACAAGGTCAAGCGCTTCCGGTCGGGCCGGTGA
- a CDS encoding tryptophan 7-halogenase translates to MTAHRPVSEGPSGPVDVLVAGGGPAGAVAALVVARAGRRVELLDDGGRGRGHRGAAASGLAAGTGTGEVKIGEFLPPAARPLLGELGLLDGFLAAGHPISTGTYAAWGSTALFGRSHLFDPYGHGWHLDRLRFDAFLREAAIAAGARLRRATVLDQRGDRLIVREQTTGAVTELSARWTVDATGRSCMIGRRHGHRRRQDRLVAAYVVFPSRPTGDPADAEARTVVEAAAHGWWYTTRIPAGRLVAHLTDADIADPSLRTPHGFWHALSRTVHVRRRLAGHGPAATPVPRWAPAHGLRLAPAAGPGWVAAGDAALAFDPLSSQGILMALHTGARAGQAVTSCLADEGCTTAALADYTGFLDGIAAAYQRNHANAYDQERRWPRSPFWRRRRPGGTPLSGIA, encoded by the coding sequence GTGACGGCTCACCGCCCGGTGTCCGAGGGCCCGTCCGGACCCGTCGATGTCCTCGTGGCGGGAGGCGGTCCGGCGGGCGCCGTGGCCGCGCTCGTCGTGGCCCGGGCCGGTCGCCGCGTCGAGCTCCTGGACGACGGCGGTCGGGGCCGGGGGCACCGTGGCGCGGCCGCGAGCGGGCTCGCGGCCGGGACCGGGACCGGGGAGGTCAAGATCGGGGAGTTCCTGCCGCCCGCCGCCCGGCCACTGCTCGGCGAACTCGGACTGCTGGACGGTTTCCTGGCCGCCGGCCACCCGATCTCCACCGGCACCTACGCCGCTTGGGGATCGACGGCGCTGTTCGGCCGCAGCCACCTGTTCGACCCGTACGGGCACGGCTGGCACCTCGACCGGCTGCGCTTCGACGCCTTCCTGCGCGAGGCCGCCATCGCGGCGGGCGCCCGTCTGCGGCGGGCCACCGTACTGGACCAGCGCGGCGACCGCCTGATCGTCCGTGAGCAAACCACCGGCGCCGTGACCGAACTGTCCGCCCGCTGGACGGTCGACGCGACGGGCCGGAGCTGCATGATCGGCCGCCGCCACGGCCACCGCCGGCGGCAGGACCGGCTAGTCGCCGCGTACGTCGTATTTCCCTCCCGTCCCACGGGCGATCCGGCGGACGCCGAGGCCCGCACCGTCGTGGAGGCCGCGGCGCACGGCTGGTGGTACACCACCCGGATCCCGGCCGGGCGCCTGGTCGCCCACCTGACCGACGCCGACATCGCCGACCCGTCCCTGCGCACCCCGCACGGTTTCTGGCACGCACTCAGCCGAACCGTCCACGTCCGCCGGCGCCTGGCCGGGCACGGTCCGGCCGCGACGCCCGTACCCCGCTGGGCCCCCGCCCACGGCCTGCGGCTCGCCCCGGCAGCCGGGCCCGGCTGGGTGGCGGCCGGCGACGCCGCCCTCGCCTTCGACCCGCTCTCCTCGCAGGGCATCCTCATGGCGCTGCACACCGGCGCCCGCGCCGGGCAGGCGGTGACCAGCTGCCTCGCCGACGAGGGGTGCACCACCGCCGCGCTCGCCGACTACACAGGGTTCCTGGACGGGATCGCGGCGGCGTACCAGCGGAATCACGCGAACGCGTACGACCAGGAGCGACGTTGGCCCCGGAGCCCCTTCTGGCGCCGTCGCCGGCCAGGCGGAACACCTCTGTCCGGCATAGCCTGA